DNA sequence from the Rhizobium lusitanum genome:
GTCCTGTGGCTGCTTGAGGCAAGAAAGCAAAAAAAACAAGGCGGTAAGCCTTGTTTTTAAGTATCGCGTGATCCTTATCCGTTGCCGGGGCAGCGACGAGCGCGCCTAAGATCTAATCCTCCCAAGACTTGACCGCGAAACGACAAGAATTTAACCTTCCTGCCTCTTTTGTGAGCTGAAATTAGCTCAAACATTGAGCTTTGTCATCTGTTTTTTTGCTTTTTTACTTCAGTCGCGCAGAATTTTTCTGTTGACAGTTTATCGCCACAAATCCTTATAAACATGCATTTTTTCGAATTCGTAAAAGTAATTGACGGCACTCGGCATTCGCGGTCGTCCGCCGGATTCGCGCCGCGCAAATGCGGGTTTCCTTCCTGCCCCGAAGCAGTTATGAACTGCCTCCAGCAGTCAATTTTTTAACGATTCCGCCGGACGCGGAACGTCAAACCATCTGGAATCGACCCATGCGCCTGTCTCGCTACTTCATGCCTATCCTGAAGGAAAATCCCAAGGAGGCGGAAATCGTTTCCCACCGGCTGATGTTGCGCGCCGGCATGATCCGCCAGCAGTCGCAAGGCATCTATTCCTGGCTGCCGTTGGGCAAGCGTGTTCTCGACAAGGTCAACAAGATTATCCGTGAGGAACAGAACCGTTCCGGTGCCATCGAGCTGTCGATGCCGACGTTGCAGTCGGCCGAGCTCTGGCAGGAAAGCGGCCGTTACGACGCCTATGGCAAGGAGATGCTGCGTATCAAGGACCGGCAGGATCGGCCAATGCTCTATGGCCCGACCAATGAGGAAATGGTCACCGACATCTTCCGTTCCTACGTCAAGTCCTACAGGGACCTGCCGCTGAACCTCTACCATATCCAGCTGAAGTTCCGCGACGAGATCCGTCCGCGCTTCGGCACCATGCGCTCGCGCGAATTCATGATGAAGGATGCCTATTCCTTCGATCTGACGCAGGAAGGCGCCGTGATCGCCTATAACAAGATGTTCGCGGCCTATCTGCGCACGTTCGATCGCCTTGGTCTTCGGGCGATCCCGATGCGCGCCGACACCGGCCCGATCGGTGGTGACCTCAGCCATGAGTTCATCATCCTCGCCGACACCGGTGAATCCGAAGTTTTCTGCCACAAGGATTTCGTCAATTTCGACATCCCCGCGGAAGACACGAATTTTGACGACGCCGCCGGCCTGAAAGGTATCTTCGACAAGTGGACGTCGCTTTACGCGGCAACCTCTGAAATGCATGACGAGGCGGCCTTCAATGCCATTCCCGAAGGCGAACGCCTGTCGGCTCGTGGCATCGAAGTCGGTCATATCTTCTATTTCGGTACGAAATATTCCGAGCCGATGGGCGCCAAAGTGCAGGGTCCCGACGGCAAGGAACATGCCGTCCACATGGGATCTTACGGTATTGGCCCGACACGCCTTGTTCCCGCCATCATCGAAGCATCGCATGACGAGAACGGAATCATCTGGCCGGCCTCGGTCGCGCCCTTTGATGTCGTGGTGATCAACATGAAGTCGGGCGATCAAGCCTGCGACCTCGCTTGCGAGACGATCTACGCGGCCCTGTCCAAGGCCGGCAAGGATGTCCTGCTTGACGATCGCGATGATCGCGCCGGAACGAAATTCGCCACGGCCGATCTGATTGGTGTGCCCGTGCAGATCATCGTCGGGCCGCGTTCGATCGCGGGCGGCGAAGTGGAAGTCAAGGACCGTAAGACCGGCGCCCGCGAGACGATGACCGTCGAAGCGGCGATCAATAAACTGGCAGGCTGATAAAGCGATAGGATGAGAAGCGAATGGCGGTAACCGCGGCAGCCGAGCAGCAGGAAAAGTCTACCACGACTAGTCCGTCTTCGCGTCCATTCTCCGGTTTTGAGCGGCTTGTCGCCTGGCGCTATCTGCGCTCCCGGCGCAAGGAAGCGTCGATTTCGGTTATTGCCGGTTTTTCGCTGGTCGGCATCATGCTTGGCGTCGCGGCCCTGATCATCGTCATGGCCGTGATGAACGGCTTTCGTGCCGAGCTTTTCAAGCAAATTCTCGGCTTCAATGGCCATGTCATTGTCCAGCCTATCGATTCACCGCTGAATGACTACGCCTCACTGGCGCAGAAATTCTCGGCCGTTCCGGGCGTCACCATGGCTTTGCCGCTGGTCGAGGGTGAGACGCTCGCCTCCGGTCGCGGTGGTTCGGGAACGGGCGCGCTCGTGCGCGGCATCCGCTCAGAGGACCTGACGAAGCTCAAGACGGTTTCGGACCATATTGTTGATGGCGACATGGTTGGCTTTGCCGCTGGCCAGGGTGTCATGGTGGGCTCGCGCCTGGCTCGGCAGCTCGGCCTCACGGTTGGCGATCAGATTACGCTGACAGCGCCCGATGGCGACGTCACGCCTTTCGGGGTCAACCCGCGCGTCAAGGCCTATGCCATTTCCGGTATCTTCGAAGTGGGTATGTCGGAGTATGATTCCTCCGTGGTCTTCATGCCGCTCGAGGAGGCGCAGCTGTTTTTCAATGCCGAAGGGATCGTCGAGAAGATCGAGCTCTTCATCAGCAATCCTGACGACGTCGACGCGTTGAGGCCGAAGATCGAGGCGGCGGCGGGGCGGCAGATCTTTCTGACCGACTGGCGGCAGGTCAACGCGACCTTCTTCTCGGCGCTCCAGGTCGAACGCAACACCATGTTCATGATCCTGACACTGATCGTCATCGTCGCGGCGCTGAATATCATTTCCGGACTGATCATGCTGGTGAAGGACAAGGGCAGCGATATTGCCATCCTGCGCACCATGGGCGCGACGTCAGGGGCGATCATGCGCATCTTCTTCATGACGGGC
Encoded proteins:
- the proS gene encoding proline--tRNA ligase; translation: MRLSRYFMPILKENPKEAEIVSHRLMLRAGMIRQQSQGIYSWLPLGKRVLDKVNKIIREEQNRSGAIELSMPTLQSAELWQESGRYDAYGKEMLRIKDRQDRPMLYGPTNEEMVTDIFRSYVKSYRDLPLNLYHIQLKFRDEIRPRFGTMRSREFMMKDAYSFDLTQEGAVIAYNKMFAAYLRTFDRLGLRAIPMRADTGPIGGDLSHEFIILADTGESEVFCHKDFVNFDIPAEDTNFDDAAGLKGIFDKWTSLYAATSEMHDEAAFNAIPEGERLSARGIEVGHIFYFGTKYSEPMGAKVQGPDGKEHAVHMGSYGIGPTRLVPAIIEASHDENGIIWPASVAPFDVVVINMKSGDQACDLACETIYAALSKAGKDVLLDDRDDRAGTKFATADLIGVPVQIIVGPRSIAGGEVEVKDRKTGARETMTVEAAINKLAG
- a CDS encoding lipoprotein-releasing ABC transporter permease subunit, with protein sequence MAVTAAAEQQEKSTTTSPSSRPFSGFERLVAWRYLRSRRKEASISVIAGFSLVGIMLGVAALIIVMAVMNGFRAELFKQILGFNGHVIVQPIDSPLNDYASLAQKFSAVPGVTMALPLVEGETLASGRGGSGTGALVRGIRSEDLTKLKTVSDHIVDGDMVGFAAGQGVMVGSRLARQLGLTVGDQITLTAPDGDVTPFGVNPRVKAYAISGIFEVGMSEYDSSVVFMPLEEAQLFFNAEGIVEKIELFISNPDDVDALRPKIEAAAGRQIFLTDWRQVNATFFSALQVERNTMFMILTLIVIVAALNIISGLIMLVKDKGSDIAILRTMGATSGAIMRIFFMTGAAIGVVGTFAGVALGVLVCLNIESIRQFFSWISGTVIFNPEVYFLSKLPAQMNMSETISVVVMALTLSFLATIFPAWRASRLDPVQALRYE